The Thermotoga neapolitana DSM 4359 sequence TGTGATTGAATACCAGAAAATGTTTGAACAAGCTTCAAAATTATTTTCAAAGCTAGGAGTTAATATCGATCCAAAAACAAAAGTGGAAGATCTGAGCACTAGTCAACAACAAATGGTAGCTATTGCTAAAGCACTTTCACTTGACGCCAAAATAATCATCATGGACGAACCAACCTCTGCCATAGGTAAACGTGAAACTGAACAACTGTTCAATATTATAAGATCTTTAAAAAATGAAGGAAAATCTGTGATTTACATTTCTCATCGATTAGAGGAAATATTCGAAATAGCTGACAGGGTTGTTGTGATGAGAGATGGTAGAAAGGTAGGAGAGGGTCCCATAGAAGAATTTGATCATGATAAACTTGTTAGATTAATGGTAGGAAGAAGTATAGATCAGTTTTTTATAAAAGAACGTGCGACAATAACAGACGAAATTTTCAGAGTGGAAGGTATTAAACTGTGGAGTTTGGACAGAAAGAAACTTTTAGTTGATGATGTGAGTTTTTACGTCAGGAAGGGAGAAGTATTGGGAATATATGGATTAGTCGGCGCTGGAAGAACAGAACTTTTGGAGGCTATATTCGGCGCCCATCCAGGTCGTACAGAAGGAAAGGTATTCATTGGAGGAAAAGAAATAAAAATTCACTCTCCTAGGGACGCTGTAAAGAATGGGATAGGATTAGTCCCAGAGGATAGAAAAACTGCAGGACTGATTCTTCAAATGTCTGTTTTGCATAATATAACCCTCCCTTCAGTGGTAATGAAACTTATCGTTAGAAAATTTGGATTAATAGATAGTCAACTCGAAAAAGAAATCGTTCGTTCGTTTATAGAAAAATTAAACATTAAAACTCCTTCACCCTATCAAATCGTGGAGAACCTCAGTGGAGGAAACCAGCAAAAAGTAGTTCTGGCAAAATGGCTTGCAATAAAACCAAAGGTACTTCTCTTAGATGAACCTACCAGAGGAATTGATGTAAACGCAAAGAGTGAGATTTACAAACTCATAAGTGAAATGGCTGTTTCAGGAATGGGTGTAGTTATGGTTTCCTCTGAACTTCCAGAGATACTTGCCATGTCCGACAGAATTCTTGTTATGTCTGAGGGGCGGAAAACAGCTGAGTTTCTCAGAGAAGAAGTCACCGAGGAAGATCTTCTGAAAGCAGCAATCCCCAGAAGTGTGAAGGTAGAAACAACACAAAGGGAGGAGTGAGTAAAAGATGCAGGTCGAGAGATCCAGAGCGAAGATTTCGTGGTATCAAAGGATATCTCGCTATCAGTCGATTTTCATACTTCTTGGTCTTATCGTCTTGTTCAGTTTTCTGTCCAATCGATTTCTCACTCTTGAAAATTTCTGGATCATTCTCAGACAAACAGCTGTTAACCTCTGTATAGCTGTGGGTATGACGTTTGTCATTCTCACGGGAGGAATAGATCTATCTGTTGGTTCTATCCTTGGATTCTCGGGGGCTGTAACCGCAAAACTTTTGAAGTATGGTCTGATACTAAGTGCGTTTGGTGTCGTGCTCAAGTTCAATCCTCTTGGTGCATCAATAATTGGAGTCTTGGCTGGTTTTGCAATAGGATTGTTCAATGGGTTTATTATCACAAGATTCAATATTCCCCCATTTGTGGCCACACTGGGAACAATGACAGCAGTTAGAGGATTCATCATGCTTCTGACTAAAGGACATCCTATAACGCGATTGGGTGATAGTTTTGACTTCATAGGTTCTGGGTGGTTTTTAGGGATTCCAATGCCAGTCTGGATAGCCGCTATAGCCACAGGAGTAGGCATTTTTATTCTCAGAAAAACTCAGTTTGGAAGATATGTATATGCTGTTGGAGGTAATGAAAAAGCAGCAGTTCTCTCTGGTGTGAATTCAAAACTGACGAAACTCTGGGTGTACGCGATATCGGGTATCCTCTCGGCTGTTGCAGGTCTAATAGTTACCGCCCGTTTAGATTCAGCCCAGCCAAATGCTGGTTTGATGTACGAGCTAGATGCAATAGCCGCAACAGTTATTGGAGGAGCCTCTCTTTCAGGTGGAAAAGGAACTCTCATAGGAACTGTTGTAGGTGCATTGATAATTGGTGTTTTGAACGATGGGTTGGTACTCGTTGGTGTTTCTCCTTTCTGGCAACAGGTTGCAAAGGGATTCATAATAATAGCTGCTGTGATAGCAGAAAAACTCGGTAGAGGGGAAAAGGAGTGATCAAAGAGTGGGTGCATTGACCAGACACGAGGTTCTTGAACTGAAAAGAAAAGCTATCGAAATAAGAAAGATGATTCTCGATATGATCTACAAGGCAAAGTCAGGGCATACCGGCGGTTCCTTATCGAGCGTGGAAATCCTGGTAACACTCTTTTACAAAATTCTCAGAGTGAAACCGGAAGATCCGAACTGGGAAGACAGAGACAGGTTTATTCTGAGCAAGGGTCACAGCGTTGAAGCATATTACGCAGTCTTAGCTGATAAAGGATTTTTCCCGAAAGAAGAACTCGAGACGTACTGCAAGTACGGTTCTAGGCTCACAGGACATCCCACCAGAAAAGTCCCAGGGGTTGAGGTGAACACCGGTGCGCTTGGTCATGGTCTTGCCATCGGGGTTGGTATGGCTTTAGCAGGAAAAATGGATGGTAAAGACTACAAGGTTTACGTTTTGATGGGAGACGGGGAGCTGGATGAAGGAAGCGTCTGGGAAGCAGCACAGGTGGCGTCCCACTATAGTCTTGATAATTTGATAGGCATAGTTGATAGGAATCGTCTTCAGATATCTGGCCACACAGAAGAAGTCTTGAAACTGGAACCACTCTCAAAAAGATGGGAAGCATTTGGCTGGAACGTGCTGGAAGTTGATGGTCACGATTTTGAGTCACTTTACAAAACGTTTGTCTCCATACCTAGAGAAACTGGGAAACCACATTTGATAATCGCAAACACGATAAAAGGAAAAGGAATCTCCTTCATTGAAGGAAGAGTAGAATGGCACCACAAGGTTCCAAGTGATGAAGAATACAGGAAAGCCATCGAAGAGTTAGAAGAACAGCTGAAAACGCTAGAAGAAGGTGATATGGTATGAAAGTTGCTCTCAGAAAGACAATAGGTGAAAGATTGCTAGAACTTGCGAAGCAGGATGAAAAGATCGTGGTTGTAACCTCTGATGCACGGGGATCCGCGGCCATTGCGGACTTTTTCAAAGTATTTCCAGAAAGATCAATAGAAGTCGGAATAGCTGAGCAGACAGCAGCTGGAGTAGCCGCCGGTCTTGCCCTCTGCGGAAAGAAGGCCTGGGTCTTTGGACCTGCATGCTTCTATTCCGCAAGAAATTTAGAGCAGATAAAAAACGACATTGCCTACTCGGATGCCAATGTGAAAATCGTGGCAGTCAGTGGAGGGGTCAGCTATGGCCCTCTGGGAAGTACACACCATGCTCTCCACGACGTAGCTGTTATGAGAGCCATTCCCAACCTGAAAGTATTGCTTCCCAGTGATGCTGTTCTTGCAGCTGCCATCTTGGAACAGTTACTGAAAGATGAGAAACCCGTATACATGAGAACGGGAAGGAATCCGGTACCTGTGATCTATTCACGAGACGAAAAATTCGAGGTAGGAAGAGCAATAACATTGAAAGAGGGCAATGATATCACAATAATAGCAACAGGAGAAGTCGTGTGGAGAGCTTTGGAAGCGGCAAAGATTCTTGAAAAGGAAGGAATAAGTGCAAGGGTGATTGATATGTTTACCGTTAAACCCCTGGATGAAGAAGCAGTTTTCAGAGCTGCTCGAGAAACAGGAAGAATAGTAACCGTTGAGGAACATAGCATTTTTGGAGGTCTCGGTGGAGCGGTTGCAGAATTCCTTTCTCAAAATTTACCTACTCCTATGAAAATCCTTGGGATACCCGATGAGTATCCGGTTACAGGAACGCAGGATGAAGTTTTAAAACACTACGGCCTTGCGCCAGAGGGGATTGCAAAAACTGTCTTAGAGTGGTTCAAGGAGGGAAATTAGAATGTACGTTCTCGCAATAGATCAGAGTACCTCTGGTACGAAAGCTATTATATTCGATGAGAAAGGAGGAATTGTTCACAGGGTAACGGTGTACCACAAACAGTACTATCCAAAACCAGGCTGGGTAGAACACGATCCTGAGGAGATCTTTCGAAACACCTTAGATGCATGCAGAAAAGTCATTGAAGAATCGGGTATAAAACCGCTCGAGATAGAAGCTCTAGCTATTACGAACCAAAGAGAAACAACCATCTTGTGGGAGAAGAAATCAGGGAAACCAGTCTACAACGCTGTGGTCTGGCAGTGTCAGAGAGGGGCTTCTCTCTGTGAAGAGATAAAGAAAAGGGGATTGGAAGGGAAGATAAAAGAAAAAACAGGACTCGTAGTTGATCCTTATTTCTCTGCCAGTAAAATCAGGTGGATTCTGGACAATGTGGAAGGCGTAAAAAACAAGGCAAAGCAAGGAGAAATTGCTTTTGGAACAGTGGACAGCTGGCTGATCTGGAAATTGACTAAAGGGGAAGTTCATGCAACAGACTTTTCAAATGCGAGCCGCACACTTCTTCTCAACATTCATGAACTGAGATGGGATGAAGAAGTACTGGAGATCTTTGAAATTCCACCTGAAATCCTCCCTGAACTGAAAAGTTCAGATTCTGTCTTCGGTTACACCGATTTGGGATTTTTACCGAAAAAAATTCCCATAGTCGGTGTCATGGGAGATTCTTCTGCCGCTCTCTTTGGACAGGGAGGATTCTATTCAGGGGATATAAAGGTTACCTACGGTACAGGGAGTTCCACCATGTTGAACATAGGGGAAAAACCAAATGTATCAGATTCGCCCATTGTGTGCTCTGTTGGATGGGTCGTAAAAGAGACTTCCAGTTATGTACTCGAGGGTAACATTCATTCAGCAGGTGACACAATTGTTTGGTTAAAGGAAAAACTCGGAATCATAAGCGATCCCTCTGAAACAGAAAAAATAGCACTCTCTCTTGAAAACAACGGAGGGGTTTATTTGGTTCCTGCCTTCGTTGGGCTTGGGGCCCCGTACTGGCGAAGTGATGTGAAAGCGGCTATTCTGGGGCTTCAAAGGAATCATGGAAAAGAACATGTTGTTCGAGCGGCTTTGGAGTCCATAGCCTATCAAGTGAGAGATATCTTCGAGGAGATGGTCAGAATATCCAGTAAGGAACCCACCGAGGTCAGGGCAGATGGAGGAATCACAAGAAACAGATTTCTTATGCAGTTTCAGGCGGATATTCTGAACATACCAGTTTTAGTAAGCAACATAGAGGAAGTATCAGCGAGAGGAGTAGCTTTTGTTGCTTTGCTTCATCTCGGAGCGTTCAGCGATCTTGAAGAGATAAGGCAAAAGATAACTTACAGGGAAAAATACGAACCCCGGATGGGTGATGAATTACGGGAAATGTACTATGAAGGGTGGAAAACTGCTATCAGAAAACTACTCACCGAGTGAAGGAGGGAAAATGAAATGGAAAAGATGACCTTTGGTTTGATCGTCGGAAACAGGGAATTTTTCCCCGACAGACTGGTAGAAGAAGGAAGAGAAAGGGTAATAAAAGTTTTAGAAGGCATGGGATACAGGGTGGTAACCCTTTCACCCTCTGATACGAAACTCGGAGCTGTGGAAACAGCTAAAGACGCTAAAAAGTGTGCGGAACTTTTTAAGGAAAAAGCCGGGGAAATAGACGGGATTATTGTTACTCTTCCAAATTTTGGTGATGAGAAAGGAGTAGCTCAGGCAATCAGATTGAGTGGTTTGAATGTTCCTGTGCTGGTCCATGCGTTTCCAGATGATCCGGAGAAGCTCGACCTTCAGAATAGAAGGGATTCTTTCTGTGGAAAAATATCTGTAAGCAACAACCTGAAGCAATATGGGATAGAGTTCTCCTTGACGACACTTCATACAGAGGATCCAGAAAGTGAAGTATTTAAACGGGACATAGAGAAGTTTGCTGCCGTGTGCAGAATCGTTAAGGGAATGAGAAACATAAAAGTTGGAGCAATAGGAGCGAGACCCAGTGCCTTCAACACGGTGAGATTCTCTGAGAAGATCCTTGAAAGAATGAGCATTTCTGTTGAAACGGTAGACCTCTCGGAGATTCTTCACAGAGTTTCTAATCTCAAAGATGACGACGAGAGAGTAAGGAGAAAACTTGAGGAGATAAAGAAAAATTACAGGTTACAGATTGTACCGGAAGAGAAAATTCTCTTGATGGCAAAGTTTGGATCCGTCATTGACGAATGGATTGAGGAAAACGATATAAAAGCTCTTGCAATTCAATGTTGGACCTCTCTTGAATGGAATTTGGGAATAACTCCGTGTACCATCATGAGCCTTCTCAACGAAAAAGGAAAACCTGCCGCCTGCGAGGTTGATATCACCGGTGCTCTCTCTATGTATGTACTCCAGTTAGCTTCTGGACAGCCATCTGCAATAGTTGACTGGAACAATAACTACAGAGATGAAAACGAAACAATTCTCTTCCACTGTGGAAATTTCCCGGCTTCTATCTATGAAGAAAAACCTGAAATCAAATATGCAGATGTAATAGGAACAACTGTGGGTAAAGAAAGGGCCTATGGAGCTTGTGCAGGGAAGATAAAGACCTCACCGTTCACTTTTCTGAGGCTCACTACAGATGATAACGAAGGAAAAGTGAAAGCATATGTGGGAGAAGGGCAGATACTGGATGAAAATCCAAAGACCTTTGGAAGCAGGGGCGTGGCAAGAATTGAGAAGCTCCAGGAACTCATGAAATACATCTGTGAAAACGGATTTGAACACCATGTAGCGATAAATCTCTCGAGAGTGGCAGATGCTGTGAAAGAAGCTTTGGAAAAATATCTTGGGATAGTAGTTCATAAACATAACGCTGAAGTTTAGAGATTAAACCAGTTCTGGATGCTCTATGAATAAGAAGGGTGATCTCGATGACTCAAAACAATGTTGAAAAATGGGGAACATACGAAATAACACTCAAAGGGAAAGCGGAGGGGAATCCTTTTACAGACGTAGAAATCAAAGCAGTGTTTACAAGCGAAGCTGGTGACAGTTTTGAAGTGGAAGGCTTTTATGATGGGGAAGATACCTTCAAGATCAGGTTCATGCCGAACAGGACTGGTTTGTGGAAGTACGAGGTAAGAAGCGACATCAAAGATCTTGACGGTATGAAAGGAGAGTTTCTGTGTGTTGACCCTTCTGAAGGGAATCATGGACCTGTTCGAGTGTGCAACACTTATCATTTCTGCTATGAAGATGGGACACCTTACCATCCGTTTGGGACAACACTCTATGCGTGGGTACACCAGAGAGAAGAACTCATTCAGCAGACACTCGAATCACTCAGGAACTCTCCATTCAACAAAGTCAGGATGTGTGTGTTTCCGAAGTACTACGCTTACAATAGAGAAGAACCTCCTATGCTTCCTATGAGCTGGAGAGAGGAAGACGGGAGATATCAGGTAGAGTTCAATGTGAAGTTTTTCCAGCACTTTGAGAGGTTAGTGAAGGAACTTATGGACATGGGGATAGAAGCGGACGTGATACTGTTCCATCCGTATGACAAATGGGGATTTTGCAGCATGCCGGAAGAAGTGGACAAAGCGTACTTGAGGTATCTGATAGCGAGAATTTCTTCTTACAGAAATGTGTGGTGGTCAATGGCGAACGAATACGACCTTATCAAACCACAAAAAGACTGGGATGGATACTTTCATTTCATAGTGGAGAAAGACCCTTATAACCATCTAAGATCAGTGCATCAGTGTTTCAAGTTTTATGATCACACAAAACCCTGGATAACACACGCCAGCATTCAGTGGCAGGGGTCACTGAGATCGTGGAGCGGAGAACCTGAGATAGATATAGGCATAAATTTAATACCAAAATGGCGCGAGATGTACAAAAAACCAGTTATCATCGATGAATGTGGCTACGAAGGGAACATTGAGTACGGATGGGGTAATCTGCCACCACAGGAGATGATGAATCGCTTTTGGGAAGGTGTTACCTCTGGAGGTTATGTGACACATGGAGAAACTTATTACTCTGAAGACGAAGTCCTCTGGTGGTCAAAAGGCGGAAGATTGAAAGGTGAAAGTCCAAAAAGAATCGCATTCCTGAGAACGATTATAGAAGAAGCTCCACCGTTTCTTAAACCTATCAAGCTTGATCCTATGATGGACTGGGACGTTCATTGCATTGGTAAAGAAGGAGAATATTACCTGATCTACTTTGATATCAACAGACCAGTGAAAAGAACCTTAAAGCTTCCAGAAGGTAAGTACAGAGTAGATTTAGTTGACTGCTGGGAAACAGAGATACATAGTCTGGGGATCTTCCAGGGACAAGTTGTGATAAGGTTGCCGGGGAAATCGTATGTCGCTTTAAGAATTCAAAAAATGGAGAATAACGACGATTGGATAATTCTCCGAGAAGATGCTAAATTATAAATGAAATCATTATTAATAGCTAAGTTTTTGTTTTGAATAGATAAAACAGGGTATGAGCGTACCACCATTGACGAGTGTTGCTGTTGACTCTTTATATTTACGTTTTTCAGCAAGAAAATCATTGAAGGAGTAGCAGCAATGGGAGGTTAAAAGAATAAGGCTTCTCATCAGTGATAAAATTTCATTGAAGATACTCGACAGGAAGGAGAAATTAGCATGAAAAGGCGCCCTACAATAAATGATGTGGCGAAATTAGCTGGTGTTTCGATTTCAACTGTTTCCAGATATTTGAAAGATCCCTCGCAGGTCAGTGAAAAGTTAGGAGAGAGAATAAGAGAAGCCATAAAGAAACTGGGATACAAACCCAACAAGATAGCCCAGGGGTTGAGAACTGGTGATTCCAAAATGATAGGCTTCATCGTACCTGATATAACGAATCCCGCTTTTCTTACTATAGTTAAGGGAGCAGAGGATTTTCTGAGAAAAAAAGGTTATTCATTTATCATAGGAGGAACCGATCATAAATCGAAAGATGAAGTAGTGATTCTCGAATCTTTCATATTCCACAACGTAGACGGTGTTATAGTAACATGTACAGGCTACGAAAACAAAGCTCTAAAAGAACTTATAGAGAGATATCACCTCAAGTTGGTTTTCGTGGATAGAAGGTATCCCGGCATCGATGCTCCCTATATTGGTGTTGATAATTTTGGAGGAGTTGCCAGGATGGTTGATTATTTGGTCGAAACAGGTCATAGGTCATTTGCCTACCTTTGTGGAGATATGACCTCAACTGCGAAAGAACGTCTGGAAGGTTTTCTCGATCGTATGAAAAAGTACAAGATAAAGGATTACCAGGTTCTGTACGGAGAATTCACGTTTGAGAGTGGTTATAAACTCACCAAAAGATTGTCAAAAATACCGGACGCAATAATAGCTGGAAACGATCTTATGGCCTTTGGTGTGATAGAAGCTCTGAAAGAGAGAGGATTGGTAGTTCCAGAGGACGTCAGTGTAACAGGCTTCGACGATATGTTTTTCAGCAAATACTATAAACCTTCTCTAACTACTGTTCGTCAGGATCTTTATGAAATGGGAAAACAAGCCGGGAAAGTTCTGTTTGCACTTATTTCTGGAAAGAAGATAAGAAAAAAAGAGTACATACTTCCAACGGAAATCGTTATAAGAGATTCTGTGAAAGAAAGAAGAGCATAATATTTCTACGGATACATTTCCAGATACTCCTTCTCTATCCTGCACGGAATGGGGAGTCTTTTTTCAAGCTCTTTCAGTCCTTTTTCTCTGAAAAGATCGTAGACAACAGCGACCCAGAAATGGACCTTTCCGTGGAGATGCTCCAGTGCTTTCAGCTGGTAGCGGAAGTACTCACCGCTTGCTCCTGTGATTTTCTCAAAACTTTCTTCATCCCAGCCTTTCACACTCACTCTGATTAAAACGTTGAGATTCACAAAAAGATCCACAAGAGAAGGATCGAACCCAAACATCAGACCATTCGTCTCCAGAATGAAGGTGTTGTTCACAAGTTCTATAACTTTTCTCACGTGTTCGGCGGATCTTCTCCCAAGGATCGGTTCTGCCCCGCTGATCCTGAAAAGATCACACTTTCTTTTCTTTGAGATCTCAAGAAGCCTTTCTGCTACTTCCTCTGGTGAGAGAAAATCCCCTGCACGCTTGGGCCTGAGGTTTCTGAAGTAGTTCCAGCAGTAGGCACAGAGAAACTTACATCCTACAGTATCCGCTGTAACGATTCCCCCGTAGTAAAGAGAGTATCTGAATCTATAGTATTTTCGCCTTTCACCCTTCATGACAAGCGATTCCATCTCCATGGCTCTTTGTACCGGATTGAAGGCCATATTACCCCCTCCTTGTGTATAATGTACACGATGATCACAGCCGGTGTGGATGGTACGAGGAGAGGATGGGTGTATTCGATAGTGGAGGGAGACAGGGTTCTCGAGATAGGATTCATGGAACACTTCATGTTCCTGGACTTTCCCACACTCGTTGATATTCCCATCGGTCTCCCGAAAAAAGGCGAGAGAGAGTGCGACAGACTCACCAGAAGGATCCTTTCAAAGAGAGCTGCAAGTGTCTTTACGGTCCCGTGCAGAGTGGCCGTTTATCGAGAAAGCTACGAGGATGCACTGAGAGTCAACAGAGAGTGCCAGGGGAAAGGATTTCCTGTTCAGTTCTGGCACATAGTGGAGAAAGTGAGAGAGGTTGACGTTTTTCTCAGAAGCTATCCAGATCTTTCCGATCAGATCAGAGAATCCCATCCCGAGCTGTGTTTTCTGAGGATATCAAGCAAAATGATGAAATCGAAACACACCAGAGAGGGTTTGAACCAGAGAATCGAGATCTTGAGAGAACATCTGGTCTTCGATGTGGAAAATCTGCAGAGAATTTGCAGAGAGTACAGAATACATATCCACGATGTGCTCGATTCACTCGTTCTTGCACTGGCTCAGCAATTTCCTCTTGAGAGGATACCGGAAGATCCCCCACTGGATGAACACGGCCTTCCCATGCAGATCATTGCACCAGCAAGGACACAGCGTTCGCCGAACCCTGAGTGAGGACGTTGAAAACCTCATTCATGTGAGAAGGATCACTCACATCCACCACAGTCAGGTATCCGTTGAAGTCTGCAATGTAAAGAAATCCTTCATAAAGCCACAGACTCTGAGCCTTTCCTCCACTCGTTGGTATGTGATCGAGAACGAACGGGTTTCCAGGATCTGAAACGTCAATCGTTTGAACACCGAACGCGTAGTCTGCAAGATACAGCACACTATCTGAAACGATCACATCGTAGGGTGTCTGCGATTCGTAGGTCCCCAGAATTTGAGAGAGATCGTTCGCATCGATGATCGATACCCCTTCACCGTAGACAACGGCGTAGATCCTCTCATCTGACACGAAGACACTTCTCACCGTTCCAAAATTCACTCTTTCGAGAAATACAGGATTTGCCGGATTTGAAACGTCCACCACCTTCAAACCTTCATTGTAACAGGCCACGTAAGCGCGGTTTCCTGAAATGTGTACCTTTTCCGCCCAGTCCGCTTCTTCGAGTCTTGCAACCAGCACAGGGGAAGAAGGATCGGTTACGTTGTAAACCAGAAGACCGTTCGTCCAGTCCGCCACGTAGAGATAATCACCGGATAGGTCTACCCCGTAGGCGTAGTGGGTGTTCAGCTGATTCAACTGAACGGGATTTTCGGGATCGCTCACATCGAGAACGTGGATTCCGCTCTGACCATCTGCGAGGAACGCATACTGTCCCGAAACTTCAACATCGAGAGCGCTGTTTGCGAGAGAAACAAAAGAAATACTAACGGGGGTAGCTGTGACGTCGAACACTTCCAGACCTTCCCCGGTTGCCACCAGGGCATAGACCTTTTCTTGAGGCAGAGCCGGTATCATCTGGAAGCATCCAGAAA is a genomic window containing:
- a CDS encoding DUF429 domain-containing protein, translated to MYTMITAGVDGTRRGWVYSIVEGDRVLEIGFMEHFMFLDFPTLVDIPIGLPKKGERECDRLTRRILSKRAASVFTVPCRVAVYRESYEDALRVNRECQGKGFPVQFWHIVEKVREVDVFLRSYPDLSDQIRESHPELCFLRISSKMMKSKHTREGLNQRIEILREHLVFDVENLQRICREYRIHIHDVLDSLVLALAQQFPLERIPEDPPLDEHGLPMQIIAPARTQRSPNPE
- a CDS encoding LVIVD repeat-containing protein, giving the protein MKAIFPVILALLFLSGCFQMIPALPQEKVYALVATGEGLEVFDVTATPVSISFVSLANSALDVEVSGQYAFLADGQSGIHVLDVSDPENPVQLNQLNTHYAYGVDLSGDYLYVADWTNGLLVYNVTDPSSPVLVARLEEADWAEKVHISGNRAYVACYNEGLKVVDVSNPANPVFLERVNFGTVRSVFVSDERIYAVVYGEGVSIIDANDLSQILGTYESQTPYDVIVSDSVLYLADYAFGVQTIDVSDPGNPFVLDHIPTSGGKAQSLWLYEGFLYIADFNGYLTVVDVSDPSHMNEVFNVLTQGSANAVSLLVQ